One stretch of Zhihengliuella flava DNA includes these proteins:
- a CDS encoding penicillin-binding transpeptidase domain-containing protein: MRPVSRNVAALTTASLLVASLSACGEQRPAPDATAEALVAALTTGDFSSVPLNGTDAAAAGDAVVQAFEPLAGLERTHQLLGVDVPEETDAAEEPAATARIETTWDVPATEDDFTYTTTAELTYDAEAERWEALFGPEVLAPGLTAGGYLADSRTPAARGDILGEGGQTLVTERDVLNIGIDKANLSTEAQPAAARELAELVGIDADAYVDQVAAAGQSAWVQAITLRANDRDVTDAQLAAIDGVLVQQGTLPLAPTREFARPVLGTVGPATAEIVEASEGRIAAGDVTGRSGLQARYDEQLAGTAGLSIARYTEDGEKAEELFATAPQDGADVQTTLDADLQTAAETVLNGAAELEDVPSALVAIRPSDSAVLAAASGPGSGGYNTALLGQYAPGSTFKVVSALAMLRGGATADSSFECTETTTVNGKTFKNFDAYPSAALGPIPLSEALAQSCNTVFVNAGADVGAAAVADAAAALGLTGEDTTGTGAFRGSVPADSEGTELAANMIGQGVVLASPLGMATVAASVAAGQTVQPALVLDAADSDDEADASGAAAESGTADASPTAEADAAPSSSTLAAEEAEALAQMMGGVVDHGTLTLLQDVPGEPVIGKSGTAEYDDEQNAHAWTIAIQGDLAVAAFVETGDGGSRTAGPLVRDFLTAVQAETDQN, from the coding sequence ATGCGCCCCGTGTCTCGAAACGTAGCGGCCCTCACCACCGCTTCCCTCCTGGTCGCCTCGCTCAGCGCGTGTGGAGAGCAGCGGCCCGCGCCGGACGCCACCGCGGAGGCGCTCGTGGCCGCGCTCACCACCGGGGACTTCAGCTCGGTGCCGCTGAACGGCACGGACGCAGCGGCGGCAGGCGACGCCGTCGTGCAGGCTTTCGAGCCGCTGGCCGGGCTGGAACGAACACACCAGCTGCTCGGCGTCGACGTTCCGGAAGAGACGGACGCGGCGGAGGAGCCGGCGGCGACGGCGCGGATCGAGACCACCTGGGACGTGCCGGCCACGGAGGACGACTTCACCTACACCACCACCGCGGAGCTCACCTACGACGCGGAGGCCGAGCGCTGGGAGGCCCTCTTTGGCCCGGAGGTGCTGGCCCCCGGGCTGACCGCTGGCGGCTACCTCGCGGATTCGCGCACCCCCGCGGCGCGCGGAGACATCCTCGGCGAGGGCGGACAAACCCTCGTCACGGAGCGGGACGTGCTGAACATCGGGATCGACAAGGCGAACCTCAGTACCGAGGCGCAGCCGGCGGCCGCGCGGGAGCTGGCCGAGCTCGTCGGGATCGACGCGGACGCGTACGTGGATCAGGTGGCCGCGGCGGGGCAGAGCGCGTGGGTGCAGGCCATCACCCTGCGCGCCAACGATCGGGACGTCACGGACGCGCAGCTCGCCGCGATCGACGGCGTCCTGGTGCAGCAGGGCACGCTGCCACTAGCACCCACGCGGGAGTTCGCCCGGCCCGTGCTGGGCACGGTGGGGCCGGCCACCGCGGAAATCGTCGAGGCCTCCGAGGGGCGGATCGCCGCCGGGGATGTCACCGGGCGCTCCGGGTTGCAGGCCAGGTACGACGAACAGCTGGCCGGCACCGCGGGCCTGAGCATCGCCCGCTACACGGAGGACGGTGAGAAGGCGGAGGAGCTCTTCGCCACCGCCCCGCAGGACGGAGCGGACGTACAGACCACCCTCGATGCGGACTTGCAGACCGCGGCGGAGACCGTGCTGAACGGCGCCGCGGAGCTCGAGGACGTCCCGTCCGCGCTGGTGGCCATCCGCCCGTCGGACTCCGCGGTCCTCGCCGCCGCGTCCGGCCCCGGCAGCGGCGGCTACAACACCGCACTGCTGGGCCAGTACGCCCCGGGCTCCACGTTCAAGGTGGTCAGCGCGTTGGCCATGCTGCGCGGCGGAGCCACCGCGGACTCGAGCTTCGAGTGCACGGAGACCACCACCGTCAATGGGAAGACCTTCAAGAACTTTGACGCCTATCCGAGCGCCGCGCTGGGCCCCATCCCGCTCTCCGAGGCGCTGGCCCAGTCCTGCAACACCGTGTTCGTCAACGCCGGAGCCGACGTCGGGGCGGCCGCGGTGGCGGATGCGGCCGCCGCGCTGGGGCTCACCGGGGAGGACACCACCGGCACCGGCGCGTTCCGCGGGTCCGTGCCGGCGGATTCGGAGGGGACGGAGCTGGCCGCCAACATGATCGGCCAAGGCGTCGTGCTCGCCTCGCCGCTGGGCATGGCCACCGTGGCGGCATCCGTCGCCGCCGGGCAGACCGTGCAGCCGGCCCTGGTGCTCGACGCCGCGGACAGCGACGACGAGGCGGACGCCTCGGGCGCGGCTGCAGAGTCCGGGACCGCGGACGCCTCGCCCACCGCCGAGGCCGACGCGGCGCCGTCGTCCTCCACCCTGGCCGCGGAGGAAGCGGAAGCGTTGGCGCAGATGATGGGCGGGGTGGTGGACCACGGCACCCTGACGCTGCTGCAGGACGTTCCCGGCGAGCCCGTGATCGGTAAATCCGGCACGGCGGAGTACGACGACGAGCAGAACGCGCACGCGTGGACGATCGCGATCCAGGGCGATCTGGCGGTCGCGGCGTTCGTCGAAACCGGGGACGGCGGATCGCGCACGGCCGGCCCCCTGGTCCGGGACTTCCTCACGGCCGTCCAGGCGGAGACGGACCAGAACTAG